The following are encoded in a window of Syngnathoides biaculeatus isolate LvHL_M chromosome 3, ASM1980259v1, whole genome shotgun sequence genomic DNA:
- the LOC133498302 gene encoding CKLF-like MARVEL transmembrane domain-containing protein 3 gives MGDMEAPTSRQPSRSVLRSVLPSREFASSRKGMLLIAEVALSFIDFVCFAASTAAAFVTVPLLEFLAALFLLFAYATKFNERFKGFLWPLMDFMRCVTAAIIYFIISIIAVSKYVDSSSKAAGVFGFIATIAFALDFYLIFNELANFLKQGGETTEEPSRQQDEFSDSDSD, from the exons ATGGGAGACATGGAAGCTCCCACCTCGAGGCAGCCAAGCCGCAGTGTCCTGCGCTCGGTCCTCCCGAGCCGAGAGTTCGCCTCCTCCAGGAAAGGAATGTTGCTCATCGCTGAAGTG GCGCTGTCCTTCATCGACTTTGTGTGCTTCGCCGCATCCACGGCAGCTGCCTTTGTGACGGTCCCTCTCCTGGAGTTcctggctgctctcttcctgcTCTTTGCCTACGCCACCAAATTCAACGAGAGGTTTAAAGGTTTCCTGTGGCCTCTCATG GATTTCATGAGATGTGTGACCGCTGCCATCATTTACTTCATCATTTCCATCATTGCAGTATCCAAATATGTGGATAGTTCCTCCAAAGCTGCCGGG GTTTTTGGCTTCATTGCTACTATTGCATTTGCTTTAgatttttatctcatttttaaTGAGCTTGCCAATTTCCTGAAGCAAGGTGGAGAGACCACTGAGGAGCCTTCCAGGCAGCAAG ATGAATTTTCAGACTCTGATTCAGACTGA